One genomic region from Spirosoma sp. KCTC 42546 encodes:
- a CDS encoding ABC transporter permease, which yields MNRFLRYSLFLTTLSSPIFAQQAYDVEAGKPAQLNGIDYGFEIRNERQMEISGENFMRYEVAIYATNRSNCTKLMFPKPTFLSGDEPNQLAVFDCLNATGKRLTSKSGTVVARPFTVPYQQRIKNSEGKEVTSTTNVQAGFMLRNGETVSNTFIAIVPKGERPVMKVRIKDIPDL from the coding sequence ATGAATCGATTTTTACGTTATTCCCTGTTCTTAACAACCCTCTCCTCTCCTATTTTTGCCCAGCAAGCCTATGATGTCGAGGCTGGGAAACCCGCTCAATTGAATGGCATTGACTATGGTTTCGAGATCCGCAATGAACGTCAAATGGAAATTAGCGGGGAGAACTTCATGCGTTACGAAGTTGCGATTTACGCCACCAACCGGAGCAACTGCACCAAATTGATGTTTCCGAAACCAACCTTTTTAAGTGGCGATGAACCCAATCAACTGGCGGTATTCGATTGCCTGAATGCCACCGGAAAACGATTGACCTCAAAAAGCGGTACAGTCGTAGCCCGACCGTTCACGGTGCCTTATCAGCAACGGATAAAAAATTCGGAAGGGAAAGAGGTAACCAGCACCACCAATGTGCAGGCCGGTTTTATGCTCCGAAATGGCGAAACAGTAAGCAATACGTTTATTGCCATTGTCCCCAAGGGCGAACGCCCGGTTATGAAAGTTCGGATTAAAGACATCCCGGATTTATAA